The genomic window ATATTTTTGTTATTTCCAATAATAAAGCTCGGTAACAAACAAATTCTTCCAAGGCACGTTCCGTTTGTTTTGCTTACAATTAGTTCAccagataaaaataaattagacaTTCCATCTTCTGAAACCAAGACTTTGGATATTATTTGACGCACAATAACTTAGATATGTTTATTATAAAGATGAAATGTTGCTAACCTATTAACAAGTGACAAAAACCATATGATAACTGCCACACCAATTTGTCATTTCTTGGAAGATTGAAGAGTATGAAGGATGCAGTGAGCCACTTTGGTTCCTCAACCACAAACAGAATAAGGAAACACccaaaagattaaaaaaaaagtaattttgtgCTTTTTCTGTTTGAACCATACACAGCTAATATTGATGATTTTAGGGTGAAATTTCGTACATGGTTGGATGATACCTAGGCCCGTGAACTGGATCCTTATAACAGTACAAAATGAGACCTATCCATAACATAAGTACTACATATGAAACAAAAAATCATGATGAACCACATaaactcaaaaacaaaattttcatgATCAATCATCACAcgtgaaacaaaaaatttaggTATTGTGTGTTATTATCTGATTGTTATTAGGTAAATGAACATAATTTTTCTCTGAATGACAAAATATTAACATGACCCCAGTGACCTAATAGTAGGTGCAGAGATATTCATAAGATTTTTTCGTGTGTATAAAGTTGGTTTAACGCATTAGTACATGCTAATTTTTTTCTCCACGCGACAAAATCTTAATTTAGAGTGTGACCCAAGTGACCTAATAGTAGGTTCAGAGCTATTCATAAGATTTTCAGTGTGTATAAACTATAAAGTTGGTTTAACGCACACGCACATGatgaattaaaattttgagttaattacACATAAACATGAGACCCTATACAGGATTGCACCTCCTGCAAACCTTTAGGGCTGCCACTAAGTAGGTGGCCTAACGGATTTTGGGTAAACTTTGATTAGTTATTAGAATTTGAGTTGAGTTAAACCAACTTGTAAAGTTTGGGGTAACACTCTTTATAAACTCAACTGATGAGATTGTATAATATATGTGGTGGCCTAAACTTGATATTCAAATTTATAGATTTcagtttaaatttaaatttagtgATCATGTCAACTCAAGGACATTCTTCTAATTATTTAATTGTGAATAGTCCAAAGAAAACATGCATGTGAAAATGCATTATCATTAACTTTATTAGTTTAGGGAAAGTCGGCTATAGAATCATGAGTCTAATAATAGTATAGTATTTCTAATTAAGTACAACATTTCTTGAAGTTCAAGCATTAAACATTACAGTATTATTTAAACTAATAGTACAATGCAAACTCAATAAAAATCTTAAATTATCACtttgatccaaaaaaaaatgttaaattattaCCTAAAAAAGTTCCAAGACTTTTCAACAGTTTGTCCCACTATTATGCTCTGAAAGCAACAGCTAGCAACAAACACACTTTCTATCCTTCCATtggtatataaagggcaccacaATAATCACCTTCTCATTGGCTCATTCACACATCTCTACTAAAACACTAAATTTTGTTACCATATTATTGTCTTATAACACTATCATTAAGTGTTGCTAAAATGGCTTCAAGTTCAGGTTGGACAACAAAGCAGAACAAAAGATTTGAGAATGCTTTGGCTATCTATGACAAGGACACCCCGGATCGGTGGCAGAAGATTGCGAGGGCTGTCGGAGGGAAGACGGTTGAGGAAGTTAAAAGGCATTATGAGATGCTAGTTGAAGATTTGAAGCAGATTGAACAAGGTCATGTTCCATTACCTAAATACAGAAATGCTCCAACAATAGGAGGTAGCATTAAAGGTTACACTTACAATGATGAAGAACAAAGGTATTTTATTGCTTAATCCTTGTTTACTAGTAATAGGAAAAACTCAAATCTCATGTTGAAAATAGATAAGTCCTGAAGAAAGTTTATAATATCTTACCTTACGAGTTGGTtttgtataaaatattttaactctAAAATTTTAGTATTATAGCCTATCAATCGGGTCATATCATTAAAGAGTTCCTCCCACATCAGATGAGAAATGATcggaaaatatgtttataagtggagGCAATTCTCACCTTATAAATTGGTTTTGTAAGGTTGCGTTTAGGCTCAACTCAAATACTAAGAGGTCAGAAAAAGTCTATTAAGAGAGACATCAATATCATTCACTTTATAAatcgattttgtaaggatgatcACAAAATTAAGTatgaatttcatattttgtGCATGTAATTTTGATAGCCGATTAACTTTTTAGTAATGAAAATCTACATTATAATTTAgaatatatagttttattatttattcatttgCCCTGTTTCATTTACTCACACACCATAAAATCTAcaaatattgtttttgtaatGTAGGTTGAAGTTTCTAAGCCTTCAGTGAAGTAAGCAGACCAAATCGTTGGGTGGAAAAGAGTACCAATCAAGTTAATTAAGTGAAGACCAAAACATATGCATCTAGCTTGGTTCTATAAGAACCAAAAGTCTAATGTTTTTatatcatcaaaataaaaactaattaatcTAATGTTTTTATATAGGTACTctactattttgtttttgtttttttgacgcAGGTACTCTACTATTATCATGCTATATGTAACATTAAAATGTGTAAATCAATTATCTTAATCAAGGACATGCCCATCACTTAATCATTCATGATGTGCTAAAGCATGGTCATTgactataagtttttttttttaccatgttATTAAATGAAGTTTTCGCAGCTGTTTATTAGTGACTAATCTCAATCGGAAAATCTGATCCACATAAAGTGAATTCTCCTATTCGAACTGAATTTCTTTTATCCGTAAGAGTTAAAAGATCAAACATTTGACCACTTGCTTAAGAACTCAAGTCTCTTATTAACTTCATTTTAAGTTCTCTTTTGGGTGAATAAAAATGATAGCGACTTAAGAGTTGCAATCTTATAAAAGATTGTAGAGGACCTTGAAGCTAAGTGTTGGTTTGTTTTCAAGTATGTTTGTTTGCTTAAAAACAAAGGATGTGGATAAtgcaaatataaaatataatattaagttACACTATATAATCCAAATTCTTGAATATCAAGAGggaacaataataaaaatataggcttaattagtctattggttccttaaagacattttaggtttcacgatggtccttaaagaaaaaaaggtctggattggtcccttaaagacacatctgTTTCTcacattggtcctttccgtcaatttttcacaaaaaacgttagttttagttgactgaattgtggatgtcgtTAAGtctaagtggtccaccaaaaaccttattaatttttaaaattttaacaattggaattttttgttatatttggagttaaaatttaacgaaaatgaccaatatgacaaacatatatgtatttaagggaccaatccgagtctttttttctttaagggaccaatccggacctttttttctttaagggaccattataaaacctaaaatgtttttaagggaccaataaactaattaaactacatataataattaactaactaacaaGAATGAACTGAAGTTGATCTAAAGTGACGGTACTAAATGTACACGTTAATGTATGTATGCTTTTAATCAGACCACCGACCATATAACATGTACTTATTCATCATTTCTGTCTTGAAGGTATGAAACCGTTAGATATAATTTTGATATCTAAGACTATGTAAAAAATCAAATGCATATtagaatattatattatattattaataataaaagtaaaatgCACAATAATCTATTGCTTTGCTCACACAACAGTCGGTCATCACAtgccaacaaactttctttatAATAAAACAACTACCACATGAGTTTTAAGAACACCAACCGATTTTCACTTAGAAATCATGTTTCTTTATGTTGGAAAAAATCggaatagagaaaataaaaaaaatgtaatcacAACATAAGAATATAATGTGGAAGTTCCAAAActggagaaaaaaccacggtcgttgtcaaaaccagagaataaacactatgtgaaaattattACGACACATATACTTCACTGTCAACCACCCCATGACtgactctccaaagtaaatatttgaactacatctcaaatactcttaaacaagagcataagagaaaagaaaaaaagacacaaatataaacttaaagtgtttacatgTACTATTGTTTGGTGTATTGAAACAAGGAACTTGAGGTCTCTGTATATAACATTGAGCTCCTCcactcttcacttttctaaacaatgtgagacttctcaaatataattttcttgaccttttttccttcattagcaatgtaaGATtcacattgcaatcaaccccaacactTTTTTCTTAACTCTTTATATTTTGCAGTCCTAATTAAGAAAATGTTCTGATACGTGGGTGTCAACTCAATCATCTCTAAtctgtgaagaaaaaaatattaaggacTATTCTTAAATGATAACAACAATCATTGGAGGAGGAGGAAGTACTAGGTGTGGTCACAAAATATCCTTAGAACATCAAAGATGGGAACTTAGATGGTTACTTAAAGTTGCTTTTAGTGAGTCTAAATTGTTACATGTTATGATTTATTAAGTGTGTGAACTCACATTAATTAGAAGAGTTGAGATTGAATATGTTATAAGTGAGAAAACCTATATATCAATGCTTTAAGATTTTAGGTGAATGTGTGGTATTAGAATCACTTATAAGATTGTTCAATGTCCAATGTGATAATACAATCCAGTTAGATTGCCCCTCATTTCACTGAAATGACAACGATTCATATTTGATTCCAccaatttatattctttttatttccaattaattttgatttaaatttaaatattaattcaattattttttattaatatgttaaaatatttaaaaaattaaaaaaatatataataaataaatgataaatacatacaaaatataataaattaaaacgactacaagtacataatgacaaaaaaatacataatgATGAGAAACACGTAACCACGATAAATACATAATAAAGTGAAATACATAACAAtgagaaatatataaattaatttttgttgttctCCTGTATGAACGTTCCCAAAATATACTCCACCAAGTTTGCTTGAAGTTGACgatgaatttgtttttcttgaATATGTGCCTTTCTTTGTGCCCTTCTTTGCATGTATGTTTCGAAAAAGTGTGGATGAGGATCATTAGAAACTTGATCTGCTGATGGAATGTCATTGTTATATATCATgattgtaatcaaaattattattattattattattattattattattattattattattattattattattattattattattattacgtGTCACATTCGTCTTCAACAATCATGTTATGTATTAAGATGGATGCATACATGATATGTTTCATTGTATCTATGTGCCAAGAACGCAACTGACAGCATACAATTGCAAATCGAGATTGGGTCGCTCTACATAATTTCTTATTGATTCTTGTCATGTGGCAAATAATTTTCTCATTTCTCCTTGAGGCATTGGGATAGTTTCAACAAATGTAGCTTACTCAAGATAAATTTCATCTGCTAGATAGCATCTCACATTATAAGGGGTTGCATTCATCATGTAGTAGTGTACGGTTGGTGCGTCTCCTTCTAAAATGTTGAAAAACATATGAGATATGTTTAAAACGTTGATCTCATTGTAAAATGCCACATCAACAAGTTATAAGACATAACTGTCTTAAGCATGATTTTTGGTACGCatacaattttatcttttaaatttatttatttaataaatttaaaaagataaacCGTCTCTTTAAAATCAGAAGCAATATTTTTCCATTTCATTTATCTCTTCtacaaaaataattgtttgttAAGTTTAACATGTTAGTCCCCATAAACCTGATTCAATTAGTAAGACATCACACTACATATGCAAAGTCGGGCTTCGAACCGcgacactccatttattcacaATAAAATTTTATAGCCGTCAgactactttatttatttatttatttatttatttatttttaacttgttAGGATATTGTTAGAGCCAACATTTTCATTTAACGCAAACAAAGCAAAAAGCAAACCCTTGCAGAAAGAAACACACAGCACATAACACTTTAGGTTGATTTGAATTTAACTTATCGTCGCAACTTTCGTTCCCGCCATTCATTTCTATCTCACAATGGAACCCGCAACTTCTTCTTACAAGGTAACGCTATAAGTTATAACTTTTCTTCAATTTAGGGTTTCCATTTTCCATCTTCATCGAATTTAGGGTTTCTCTTTGTTAATTCACTCCCTATAACTTTTTTGCAGATTATATTGGGTTCATCCTCCGTTGCACGCCGCAAGATTTTATCGGAAATGGGTTACGAATTCACATTAATGGTACATTGCATATATTCTCCGATTCAATTTTCGTTTCAATTTTAGCTTTAATCTTGACTGTTTTCTTGTAGACTGCGGATATCGATGAGAAGAGCATCCGAAAGGATACTCCAGAAGAGTTAGTTACGGCCCTAGCCGAAGCCAAGGTTTGTCGTTTTATTATTAGGGTTCTGTTAATAATTTTAATGatattgcttaattttattcTCATTGATGGTTTAttattagggttaaatatgtttttagtacGTTTGTTGTTGTAATTTCCTACTAGGGAGTAGAAGTAGCATAAAAAGATATGTTTAGACCACTTGCTTTGGTGCTTTCTCTGTCTTGTTTCACTTTGTTATTAATGGAATTGGAAGGGTGTGTTTATAGTTCAATTGTCATCTGATTATCGATGTGAATTGTGCGTCAGGCTGATGCCATTATATCCAAACTTCAAACTACTGGTAATCAAGAGAGGGTTGACGAACCAACGCTTTTAATTGCCGCTGATACAGTATGTCATGTTTCATTTTCTTGGCATTGTTGCCCCTTAGTTAAATTTTGCGCGTCACTAGGTTGGTTTGTCACATAAATGGCCATTTATTAATTGAGGATATACAGTTTCGTTCTTAGAGGATTTAGTGTGGTAGTGTGCTCCAGTTTGAATGTTACAGATCTGGCTTCTTCAGCCATTTTTAAGAAGAAACGGGGTGTACAAAGTCATTGACCAAATGTTGTCTTGTTAACAATACTATAATCACAtcggtttttattttctaccttttcctttttggttttcatgaatatatctgAGGGAACTACCAAATACCAGGACATGAATATTGCATGGTTTTTTAAGAATTGAATGAATATTGCATGGTTTTTTAAGAATTGAATGCAAAAATGGAAGACATGGTTGTATAACTGAATAACTAGTTGCTCATTATAAAATCATCGAAGAGCATGACCTACATATTAAGTTCTTCAGTTTCAAGTTGCTCATTGTTTTCAACTGTTGCATCAGTGGTGTTTTCCCTTTTTTGCTTGAAAAAAATCCTTGGTGATGTCCTGTTATTACTTTATTCATGATTTATAAAATGATGTAGTTCTTTTATAGTGGTGCAGCTAATCTTCTGATACTTTCTATGCTCCTAATTTTTTTGCTTAGGCAGAAGCCATCTTACAAAGGCTCCCTGTTGGTGACTACTTAAAGGATGCCGAGCCAACTTTATTAATTACTTCTGACCAAGTATACATCATGTtcttctaaatttttattttctagtttGCAATTGTTCGTCCTCTTTTGCATAAACAAtaacatttttgaaaaaaaattctgttGAAAGAAAAATCAGAAAATGTTCAGTAGTGCTGCCTCTAAAATTGTCTTTTTTCATTTGCTTCTCTTtccctttctctttcttccttGGTTGTTAGTAGTGAAGTTTTGTCTTCATGGACTATAATTGTCTTGTGTTGGTTAATTACCTACATATATCCAACAAATTGATTCTTGGTGTTAAGGAGGCCTGTGCCTAGATAACTTCCATTCTTAATCTCTAAACTCGCACGCTTGCGTGCTTGCTATCCTCATAAATAAATGGCCTTATGGTGACAACCAAGAATAGTTTGTGGCAGAAATTGTcgatttattttttggtcaacaTTTTCTTTTGGCTTATTATAATTTTTGCCAAATGATTTGGAGGTGGTGGTCTATGAAGGTGTGATTAGGGAAAAGCCATCTAGCAAAGAAGAAGCTCGGCAATTCTTGAAAGGTCTgcttaatgttttattttaatcatttataatttaaaaatagtttCCTTTCTCTTCTTCAGTGGTTGTGTCTTGAAGTATGAACTTACAACCACCTCCTATACTCATATCTAATGGCTCTTTGTGCAATTTTAGATTATTCTGGAAGGCAAGCAGCAACTGTGGGATCTGTATTAGTTACAAATCTCAAAACAGGATTGAGAAAAGGTGGATCAGATCGTGTGGAGGTATTATTTGCTCCTACCTTTTTTATTCAGTCTGACCTGTTGCACTTGTATCACTTATGTGACATTTTGAATGAATACATAGGAAGCTAGCTCTTCACCTTGTTCCTTTTGTTGGGATAACGAGTTGCAAGCGATGTTTATAGGAAGTGGATCAGAAATTAAGAAATAACGAATTTCTTTTTTGAGAGAACCCTGGTCTCTATTTGGTCCATTTAGGTTCAGAACAAGGATACTTCAGAATGATTTTGAATGTAAGAAAACCCAGGATTTACTAGACACCTGGACTCCCCCCCAGCAGAATGGGTACATAAATACCTGCTCTTTCACCTTACTCAGTACTCAACCTCATATTTCCTTTCTCCCCTAACTACTCTACCAACTGAACAGTTGTTAGTTACTCTGTTACATTGACTTCAAGGGTTTTCATCCTCTGTTGTTCCTGTTCTCTTTCTTACATTGACCCTTCTAATTGGACTATTGGAGGTCTCATATCAGATTGGGCACTTTGAGTTTTATTCGCTGTGCTTAAGTCGTTAGCTTGTGTGACAAGGGCCGGGAACATGAGTAATCCGTGCTAATGAATTCAATTTCAAGCTGATGCTACAGTCGGATTTTCTAAAGGTTctggtagtttattttttaagggCTGCTTTTTGTTATATATGATAAAAGTGTTGTCTGTGATGTAAAGGGACGAGTTAATTATCTTGCCTTGTTAGTTTATCAGGTATTGGTTGTATTGTTTTCTTGTTTGCTATCTCTTTGTTAGGTATCAAGTTGCTTTAGTTTGGATAGCAGCCTATTCTAAGTATCTGTGTAACTCTCTGGGCATTCCTTATgccttttttaatatatttccttttttgctgctgctgcaaaaaaaaaaaaaaacacaagaactAATGAGGTTTGGCATCTCTTTACTATCGGAAATAAGATTATTAGTTGTGTAGAAACTATAATAAAACCCACTACAACTACAAGTGTATCACCTTAGTACCTTACAAACCCAAGTACCTCGTTCAAAACCTACAAAGAACGATAAACACTCACTCACAAGAGATACTCTCATTACAAATGATCGCCCGTCACTTGCTCATTTCTCTTTGACTTAGATACTTAAACTATTCAAGAGATTCCCATTATGTATTGGAGGGGATGTGGCTTCTGAAAAGGACAATGAATGTCATATTTTTTGCCTTTTTAAAAGCAGTGAATATTAGTTTATATCAGCTTTTAAATAGTCTTTGAAAAATGCTTTCAAAATTTGGAActactactttttaatattggaattttaaattcaaatatgcATGCATTAGTTGCGGAAGTTGATTTCGTCTTGTGATGTTTTACAGATTTATTTCAATGAAATACCAGATGAAATCATTGAGAAGCTGGTATGTGTTGTTTCTTTTAATTGATTATTTCATGGAGTTTTCTTGAACAGGAAGTGTTTATAATATGAAGTCTCTTCAGTTGTTGATTTAAGTAGTTGAAATGCTTTTTATCCCTTTCTTGTTTAGGTTGATGAGGGAATTACTCTCTACGTTGCTGGAGGGCTGATAATAGAGCATCCTTTAATATTTCCATATGTCAAAGAAGTGGTTAGTTAACTCCTCTTTCATACTTGGAAATTTCAGTgcatcttaattatattatagACATAAGCCTATAAGAGACAGGTTGCCTTGGCTTTGGACTGCATTTCTCGGTCGAAACCCCGATAGTTTAGTGTATAGAGATTTTTGCATCCAATGTCTAGTCTAATGAATCCATGAAATGGTGGTTTTATGTTGTTCACCTCTTAGAGATTGTGGTTGGAGGAAAATCCTACAAACTGATTTAGAAATCTATAGACCATGGCTAGTTTAGCTTGGGGTTTCTTTACCCCACCCAAACTGAACCAAAGCCATTTTTCAAACTTAGTGAAATTTTTGTGCTTACCTAAATAATAACAAGCCGGTAGTGTCAAAATGTCAATATGCT from Trifolium pratense cultivar HEN17-A07 linkage group LG1, ARS_RC_1.1, whole genome shotgun sequence includes these protein-coding regions:
- the LOC123886443 gene encoding protein RADIALIS-like 4 — its product is MASSSGWTTKQNKRFENALAIYDKDTPDRWQKIARAVGGKTVEEVKRHYEMLVEDLKQIEQGHVPLPKYRNAPTIGGSIKGYTYNDEEQRLKFLSLQ
- the LOC123886454 gene encoding 7-methyl-GTP pyrophosphatase isoform X2, yielding MEPATSSYKIILGSSSVARRKILSEMGYEFTLMTADIDEKSIRKDTPEELVTALAEAKADAIISKLQTTGNQERVDEPTLLIAADTVVVYEGVIREKPSSKEEARQFLKDYSGRQAATVGSVLVTNLKTGLRKGGSDRVEIYFNEIPDEIIEKLVDEGITLYVAGGLIIEHPLIFPYVKEVVGTTDSVMGLPKDLTEKLLKAVL
- the LOC123886454 gene encoding 7-methyl-GTP pyrophosphatase isoform X3 gives rise to the protein MEPATSSYKIILGSSSVARRKILSEMGYEFTLMTADIDEKSIRKDTPEELVTALAEAKAEAILQRLPVGDYLKDAEPTLLITSDQVVVYEGVIREKPSSKEEARQFLKDYSGRQAATVGSVLVTNLKTGLRKGGSDRVEIYFNEIPDEIIEKLVDEGITLYVAGGLIIEHPLIFPYVKEVVGTTDSVMGLPKDLTEKLLKAVL
- the LOC123886454 gene encoding 7-methyl-GTP pyrophosphatase isoform X1, giving the protein MEPATSSYKIILGSSSVARRKILSEMGYEFTLMTADIDEKSIRKDTPEELVTALAEAKADAIISKLQTTGNQERVDEPTLLIAADTAEAILQRLPVGDYLKDAEPTLLITSDQVVVYEGVIREKPSSKEEARQFLKDYSGRQAATVGSVLVTNLKTGLRKGGSDRVEIYFNEIPDEIIEKLVDEGITLYVAGGLIIEHPLIFPYVKEVVGTTDSVMGLPKDLTEKLLKAVL